Proteins found in one Molothrus aeneus isolate 106 chromosome 20, BPBGC_Maene_1.0, whole genome shotgun sequence genomic segment:
- the RASL10B gene encoding ras-like protein family member 10B gives MVATFKIAVLGAQGVGKSAIVRQFLYNEFSEVCVPTTARRVYLPAVVMNGHVHDLQIMDFPPITAFPVNTLQEWADVCCRGLRSVHAYILVYDICCFDSFEYIKTIRQQILETRVIGTSETPIIIVGNKRDLQRGRVIPRWNVSNLVKKTWKCGYIECSAKYNWHILLLFSELLKSVGCARCKHVHTTIRFQGALRRNRCTIM, from the exons ATGGTGGCAACCTTCAAGATCgccgtgctgggagcccagggcgTGGGCAAGAGCGCCATAGTCCGGCAGTTCCTGTACAACGAGTTCAGCGAGGTCTGCGTGCCCACCACGGCCCGCCGCGTCTACCTGCCCGCCGTGGTCATGAACGGCCACGTGCACGACCTGCAGATCATGGACTTTCCCCCCATCACCGCCTTCCCTGTCAACACCCTGCAG GAGTGGGCAGACGTGTGTTGCAGGGGGCTCCGGAGTGTCCATGCCTACATCCTGGTCTATGACATCTGTTGCTTTGACAGCTTCGAGTACATCAAAACCATCCGCCAGCAGATCCTGGAAACAAG GGTCATCGGCACCTCGGAGACGCCCATCATCATCGTGGGCAACAAGCGGGACCTGCAGCGGGGCCGGGTCATCCCGCGCTGGAACGTCTCCAACCTGGTGAAAAAGACGTGGAAGTGCGGCTACATCGAGTGCTCGGCCAAGTACAACTGGcacatcctgctgctcttcagcgAGCTCCTCAAGAGCGTGGGCTGCGCCCGCTGCAAGCACGTCCACACCACCATCCGCTTCCAGGGCGCGCTGCGCAGGAACCGCTGCACCATCATGTGA